A genomic region of Candidatus Methylacidithermus pantelleriae contains the following coding sequences:
- a CDS encoding methyltransferase family protein — translation MARIPAIVWAFCLVSFALVMDRWIPIAHGVVCQACGAILFLLGLGTSSWAWLLLARHHCLGLPTDAPPRLVQEGPFRWSRNPMYLGTLAIMMAFPFWTGSAYFWLACVLYFAIVGECHIPLEEATLRERFGMAFDSYCQRVRRWL, via the coding sequence ATGGCGCGGATTCCAGCCATTGTCTGGGCCTTCTGTCTTGTGAGTTTTGCTTTGGTGATGGATCGATGGATTCCCATTGCCCATGGAGTTGTCTGCCAAGCTTGTGGAGCCATCCTTTTTCTTTTAGGTTTGGGGACGAGTTCCTGGGCTTGGCTCCTTTTGGCAAGGCATCACTGTTTGGGGCTCCCGACTGACGCCCCGCCGAGACTCGTCCAGGAGGGGCCTTTCCGTTGGTCTCGAAACCCAATGTACTTGGGGACGTTGGCGATAATGATGGCTTTTCCGTTCTGGACTGGCTCCGCGTATTTCTGGCTAGCCTGTGTGCTCTATTTTGCGATTGTCGGCGAGTGCCACATCCCGCTTGAGGAAGCAACGCTGCGGGAACGATTTGGAATGGCTTTTGATTCCTACTGCCAGAGAGTCCGCCGGTGGCTGTAA
- a CDS encoding ArnT family glycosyltransferase has protein sequence MARWNSPGWIAGFLSLLFLYFSGLSTLPLLDRDEPRFAEATREMIEQSRYLVPHFNGVPRYDKPPGIYWTMIPFYRVLGPGELAARLPVVLSTFALLAFVGTTSTRLFGPRAAFLAMLGLGTSLQLLLQGRLAVADTPMVLFVSLTHYSLFRLLHRPATSLLRWQLFLYVSLALGFLFKGPVAWLVPLGSVLLHRYVFCRSPLPWRHVGLAWGIPFCLALTSLWAVPALQLTHGQWARVGLGEHVLARGWEAFNGRLYIPFYYFVTLWISLFPWSGFIPAVVQYSLKHRHDPRISFLWAWFLSPILLFSFYATQLPHYILPGFPAFFLLFGAAWKEKPSPSSFDRAFLCVFLIIFVLLAGVLSFLAKALSPCAQKLSFLLASLSLLLLAWCVLGLLAFHGKESWAYLPVLVGAISMGIFASELRNLSPSLILGQALRAHPCPCPYVAKGFEEPSLVFYSRHLWIFEDASSKGSPLASPPTKLAECKGELQAVEEKSLSTYLRILLEKKSSPEISQYFPNKGKETPGAVVFQGLNVARFSWVWLTWKCPRSAPAVPPKPTASPN, from the coding sequence ATGGCCCGTTGGAACTCACCTGGGTGGATTGCCGGTTTTCTTAGTCTCCTTTTCCTTTATTTCTCCGGTCTTTCCACCCTGCCTCTCCTGGACCGCGACGAGCCACGATTTGCCGAGGCGACGCGGGAGATGATCGAGCAATCCCGGTACCTTGTCCCGCATTTTAATGGAGTGCCGCGCTACGACAAACCTCCGGGGATCTACTGGACGATGATTCCTTTCTACCGGGTTTTGGGTCCAGGAGAGTTGGCTGCCCGTCTTCCCGTGGTTTTATCCACCTTTGCTCTCCTTGCCTTTGTCGGGACAACGAGCACCAGGCTTTTTGGCCCAAGAGCTGCCTTCTTAGCAATGCTTGGGCTGGGAACAAGTCTCCAGCTCCTTTTGCAGGGACGGCTTGCGGTGGCCGACACACCCATGGTCCTCTTCGTTTCCCTGACCCACTACTCCCTTTTTCGACTGCTGCACCGACCTGCTACCTCGCTCCTTCGGTGGCAGCTCTTCCTTTATGTCTCCCTTGCCCTGGGCTTTCTTTTCAAAGGACCGGTAGCCTGGCTTGTCCCCCTTGGGAGTGTCCTTCTCCATCGCTACGTCTTTTGCCGTTCCCCTTTACCCTGGAGACACGTCGGCCTAGCTTGGGGAATCCCCTTTTGCCTGGCTCTTACATCCCTTTGGGCTGTACCGGCCCTTCAACTGACCCATGGACAATGGGCGAGAGTTGGCTTGGGGGAACACGTTTTGGCCAGGGGTTGGGAAGCGTTTAACGGGCGCTTGTACATCCCCTTTTACTATTTTGTCACTCTATGGATCAGTCTTTTCCCTTGGTCCGGATTTATCCCAGCCGTTGTCCAATACTCCCTCAAGCATCGTCACGACCCTCGCATTTCCTTTCTCTGGGCGTGGTTTCTTTCTCCCATCCTCCTTTTTTCCTTCTATGCCACCCAGCTACCGCACTACATCCTGCCCGGCTTCCCAGCTTTCTTTCTTTTGTTCGGGGCGGCATGGAAAGAAAAACCTTCCCCCTCCTCGTTTGACCGGGCGTTTCTTTGCGTGTTTCTCATCATTTTTGTTCTTCTGGCAGGAGTATTGAGCTTTCTGGCAAAAGCCCTCTCTCCGTGTGCTCAAAAGCTTTCTTTTCTTTTGGCAAGCCTCTCCCTTCTGCTTCTAGCATGGTGTGTTTTGGGGCTTCTTGCCTTTCATGGGAAGGAATCCTGGGCCTACCTTCCCGTCCTTGTGGGAGCAATCAGTATGGGAATCTTTGCATCGGAACTTCGGAATCTTTCCCCCAGCCTGATCTTGGGCCAAGCGCTTCGCGCACATCCCTGTCCTTGTCCTTACGTAGCCAAGGGATTTGAAGAACCGAGTCTTGTCTTTTACTCTCGCCACCTCTGGATCTTTGAGGATGCTAGCTCCAAGGGTTCCCCTCTTGCCTCCCCTCCCACCAAGCTTGCCGAGTGCAAGGGAGAGCTCCAGGCGGTGGAGGAAAAGTCTCTTTCTACCTACCTTCGAATCCTCTTAGAAAAGAAGAGCTCCCCCGAGATTTCCCAATACTTTCCCAACAAAGGGAAAGAAACTCCCGGAGCAGTTGTTTTCCAGGGGCTAAACGTGGCTCGTTTTTCCTGGGTGTGGCTCACGTGGAAATGCCCACGAAGCGCTCCTGCCGTTCCCCCAAAACCAACCGCTTCTCCGAACTAA
- a CDS encoding coiled-coil domain-containing protein, which yields MKTMRLSLLLGAAAALAAIPTGVAVYQTYQGHQREVAKAEFSRTFDRLLAKAPRREDLNQLSEQLRALMADPAKITQSTVGELEQLASRAADNARQAQEVVRQIEQAKEDIARRYHLVASDELVSYLQTQRIQEIQRLGDAFERFASDVRNQWIPLAQNALANPPQGQTVSEGVTSGQVPGGSQPSGVARSLGGSHSYVRRYGYAAAGSGYPDEYGYLASGSTYVGNYADFATGPIYADYYDYDYDDAYDYGDLDYDWDYGYSYAYAPTVAIGLWPWWWSWWPWWGWGWWPGWGVGIGWWSPGISISFGWGFPWVGWGGWWSPFWCWRPWWCGPSWWGWNGWWGGNRWWGWNGDPPGGRWFGWGNRWGNFWANRWGNFGNMARWNQLGGATNIANFNRMTPWNRFQALGNRGFVGNGLGNRFSALSGAQDPSRNLAGLNGRLGNEIGQRSTVLSGGNRGFSSSLPASRGFQFERAPQNRFGNVNPRGGANLGRGGFRFSQPPSRSFGGASAGRTFQPARGMSAFRFSPPRSSAGLSRAQTLRQFSGGRSRFWSGGVHSFGGARSWGTSRSFGGFRGISPVGRGGWGGGWRPSHGGFRSFGGMGGFRGGAFRGFGGGFRGGAFHGGGFRGGGFHGGGFRGGGFHR from the coding sequence ATGAAAACGATGCGTTTGAGTCTCCTACTAGGGGCAGCGGCGGCTTTGGCGGCTATTCCGACAGGAGTTGCTGTGTACCAGACTTACCAGGGTCACCAGCGAGAAGTAGCCAAGGCGGAGTTTTCGCGCACGTTCGATCGTTTGCTTGCCAAGGCTCCCCGGCGCGAGGATCTAAACCAACTGTCCGAACAACTACGAGCGCTTATGGCAGATCCGGCGAAGATCACGCAATCCACTGTAGGGGAGCTAGAGCAACTGGCGAGCCGTGCAGCGGACAACGCAAGGCAGGCGCAAGAAGTGGTTCGGCAAATCGAGCAAGCCAAGGAAGACATTGCTCGCCGGTATCATTTAGTGGCCTCCGATGAACTTGTGAGCTATTTACAGACACAAAGGATCCAAGAGATCCAGCGGTTAGGAGATGCTTTCGAACGCTTCGCTAGTGATGTCCGGAACCAGTGGATTCCCCTTGCCCAGAATGCCTTGGCCAACCCGCCTCAAGGGCAAACGGTTTCAGAAGGTGTAACGTCGGGGCAGGTTCCAGGCGGGTCTCAGCCCTCTGGGGTAGCGCGCTCCCTGGGGGGGTCCCATAGTTACGTGCGGAGATACGGGTATGCCGCAGCCGGGTCCGGTTATCCGGACGAGTATGGTTATCTAGCAAGTGGTTCGACTTACGTCGGCAACTACGCCGATTTTGCGACGGGACCGATCTACGCCGATTACTACGACTACGATTACGACGACGCATATGATTATGGCGATCTCGATTACGACTGGGATTACGGGTACAGCTATGCCTATGCCCCCACGGTTGCTATTGGCCTCTGGCCATGGTGGTGGAGTTGGTGGCCTTGGTGGGGCTGGGGGTGGTGGCCCGGCTGGGGCGTCGGGATCGGTTGGTGGTCCCCAGGTATTAGCATTTCCTTTGGATGGGGTTTTCCTTGGGTCGGTTGGGGAGGCTGGTGGAGTCCGTTTTGGTGCTGGAGACCTTGGTGGTGTGGTCCCTCCTGGTGGGGATGGAATGGATGGTGGGGAGGGAACCGGTGGTGGGGATGGAATGGGGATCCTCCTGGTGGTCGATGGTTTGGCTGGGGCAATCGGTGGGGAAATTTCTGGGCGAACCGGTGGGGAAATTTCGGAAACATGGCCCGCTGGAACCAGTTGGGCGGGGCGACTAACATCGCAAACTTTAATCGGATGACTCCCTGGAACCGGTTTCAAGCCTTAGGCAACCGGGGGTTTGTGGGCAATGGTCTGGGGAATCGTTTTTCGGCTTTGTCCGGCGCGCAGGATCCTTCCCGAAACTTGGCAGGGCTCAATGGGCGATTGGGTAATGAGATCGGACAGCGGTCGACAGTTCTTTCCGGAGGAAATCGAGGATTCTCCTCGAGTCTCCCAGCTTCCCGGGGCTTCCAGTTTGAGCGTGCCCCGCAAAACCGTTTTGGGAATGTGAACCCAAGGGGAGGAGCAAACTTGGGCAGGGGCGGTTTTCGGTTCAGCCAGCCACCGAGCAGGTCCTTCGGAGGAGCCTCTGCGGGTAGAACATTTCAGCCGGCAAGAGGGATGAGTGCCTTTCGGTTCTCCCCTCCTCGGAGCTCGGCTGGTTTGTCGCGCGCTCAAACGTTGCGACAGTTTTCCGGAGGTAGGTCGCGCTTCTGGAGTGGAGGAGTTCATTCCTTTGGTGGAGCCAGATCCTGGGGCACGTCTAGGAGCTTCGGGGGCTTTCGTGGGATTTCTCCGGTGGGTCGTGGGGGATGGGGAGGCGGCTGGAGACCGAGCCATGGGGGCTTTCGGTCCTTTGGAGGTATGGGTGGTTTTCGAGGCGGTGCTTTCCGTGGATTTGGAGGGGGATTCCGTGGTGGCGCTTTTCACGGAGGAGGTTTCCGGGGAGGAGGGTTTCACGGGGGAGGCTTCCGCGGAGGGGGTTTCCATCGCTAA
- a CDS encoding ABC transporter ATP-binding protein, whose product MQEPVVEVEALGKRFGPTVAVEDLTFRVWEGETVGLLGPNGAGKTTVIHMLLGLTLPSCGTIRVFGLPMNGHRVQILQRSNFVSAYTNLPTNLRVLENLRIFALLYGLRRAERKIWELLELVEIPHLARKVTGVLSSGEMTRVNLCKALLNDPELLLLDEPTAGLDPDIADKVRRLLQRLQKERRITMIYTSHNMREIEELCDRVLFLYRGRLLTEGPPKEVAVRFGRKSLEEFFISLAREGKSAVEPPRSASP is encoded by the coding sequence ATGCAAGAGCCGGTTGTTGAGGTTGAAGCACTCGGAAAACGATTCGGGCCCACGGTCGCAGTTGAAGATCTTACGTTTCGGGTTTGGGAGGGAGAAACCGTCGGATTACTTGGCCCGAATGGGGCTGGAAAGACTACGGTGATCCACATGCTTTTGGGCCTGACCTTACCGAGCTGTGGGACGATCCGGGTGTTTGGTCTTCCGATGAATGGACACCGGGTCCAGATTCTCCAAAGGTCGAATTTTGTCTCGGCTTACACGAATTTACCCACCAACTTACGTGTTTTGGAGAATTTGCGGATCTTTGCTCTCCTGTACGGACTCCGGCGAGCGGAACGGAAAATTTGGGAACTTTTGGAACTGGTGGAAATTCCCCATCTCGCTCGAAAGGTCACCGGGGTGCTTTCTTCGGGTGAAATGACCCGGGTTAATCTGTGCAAGGCTCTTCTAAATGATCCCGAGCTTCTCCTCCTGGACGAACCTACTGCAGGGTTGGATCCCGATATTGCAGACAAAGTTCGTAGGCTTCTTCAACGGCTGCAGAAAGAAAGAAGGATCACCATGATCTATACATCTCATAATATGAGGGAAATTGAAGAGCTTTGTGATCGAGTCCTTTTTCTCTACCGAGGCAGACTTTTGACGGAGGGACCTCCGAAGGAGGTTGCCGTGCGTTTTGGAAGGAAGTCCTTGGAGGAGTTTTTCATTTCCCTGGCAAGGGAGGGTAAGTCAGCAGTCGAACCTCCCCGTTCCGCTAGTCCATGA
- a CDS encoding ABC transporter permease has protein sequence MKLCRIQALLLRYLFVYRNPLRSLEAFFWPVMDLLVWGFVTHYLESAHRTLPAGITFLIGAMIFWDILYRSQQGLTLAFLEDVWSRNVLNLFSSPLHLREFLAATYLAGLLKTTVIAVLLTLLAYSLWGFNLWAIGTRLAPLTGNLILMGWSLGMLTTGLILRWGQAAEALAWAVPFFIQPFAAVFYPLAVLPSWVRRFAWFIPATHVFEGLREVLSSGQLSWNHLLWASGLNAIYLLLAGVCFYRLYTSARVRGLLTKLGTH, from the coding sequence ATGAAGTTGTGTCGAATCCAGGCGCTTCTCCTGCGGTATCTTTTCGTTTACCGCAACCCCCTCCGCAGTCTGGAGGCCTTTTTCTGGCCGGTCATGGACCTCTTGGTGTGGGGTTTTGTCACCCACTACCTAGAAAGTGCCCACCGAACCCTGCCTGCCGGGATCACGTTTCTCATCGGAGCCATGATCTTTTGGGACATCCTTTACCGCTCTCAGCAAGGGTTAACCCTAGCCTTTCTCGAGGATGTGTGGTCTCGTAACGTGTTAAACCTTTTTTCTTCTCCCCTTCATCTCCGGGAATTTTTAGCGGCTACCTACTTGGCTGGTTTGCTCAAAACGACCGTGATCGCGGTCCTTTTGACGCTGTTGGCGTACAGTCTATGGGGGTTTAACCTCTGGGCCATCGGAACCCGGTTAGCTCCTCTCACGGGCAACCTCATCCTTATGGGATGGAGCTTGGGTATGTTGACCACAGGATTAATCCTTCGCTGGGGCCAAGCCGCCGAGGCATTGGCCTGGGCCGTTCCTTTTTTCATTCAACCCTTTGCTGCGGTGTTCTATCCCTTGGCGGTCCTTCCTAGCTGGGTGAGAAGGTTTGCCTGGTTCATCCCGGCCACCCACGTTTTTGAGGGCCTTCGAGAGGTACTGTCGTCCGGGCAGCTTTCGTGGAATCATCTCCTTTGGGCGAGCGGTCTTAATGCGATCTATCTGCTTTTAGCAGGAGTGTGTTTTTACCGGTTGTACACTTCGGCGCGAGTACGCGGGCTATTAACGAAGCTAGGCACTCATTGA
- a CDS encoding DUF2939 domain-containing protein, which yields MKKVGALASLGLLAFALWYFLSPFFAYEALRRAVKEGDAVSLEKLVDFASLRASLKQELKARILRNPPPGQPEEEDPWEQLFQALAGKLGVALVDPLVDFLVTPTTLAELLKQKEGNEEPLFRLPHPSWQKDNPLGDKQRGHPWRFSFPRWGAFRVDESNLRLWFQWRWTGWRLVRIEFRSSTLKDNPKPLQ from the coding sequence GTGAAAAAGGTAGGGGCGCTTGCAAGTCTGGGTTTATTGGCTTTTGCCCTCTGGTACTTTCTTTCTCCCTTCTTCGCGTACGAGGCTCTCCGGCGCGCGGTTAAGGAAGGGGATGCCGTAAGCTTGGAAAAACTGGTCGATTTCGCGAGCCTACGGGCTTCGCTCAAACAGGAACTTAAGGCCCGGATCCTGCGCAATCCTCCGCCTGGGCAACCGGAGGAAGAAGACCCTTGGGAGCAACTTTTCCAGGCACTGGCCGGAAAACTAGGGGTAGCTCTCGTCGATCCCTTGGTGGATTTCCTTGTGACCCCTACGACTCTTGCCGAACTTTTAAAGCAAAAGGAGGGAAACGAGGAACCACTTTTTCGATTGCCTCATCCTTCCTGGCAAAAGGACAACCCTCTCGGCGATAAGCAAAGAGGACATCCCTGGCGTTTCTCCTTCCCACGGTGGGGAGCTTTTCGGGTGGACGAGTCCAATCTCCGGCTATGGTTTCAATGGAGATGGACGGGCTGGAGGCTCGTGCGTATCGAGTTTCGATCTTCCACGCTTAAAGACAACCCCAAGCCCCTTCAATGA
- the mutS gene encoding DNA mismatch repair protein MutS yields the protein MVESSSSASLTPMLQQYQELKAKLSADCLLFFQLGDFFELFYEDATEASRLLGLTLTSRQGVPMCGLPCQNALHYIGRLVQQGKRVAICEQAEPARPGQLVRRMITRVWSPGSYWEEEGSSVVENRFCAALWGEGDLWGLAYADLGTGEFFVTQERGEETKGILFSLRPREVLLSHGAKAEVLAEWLGEKEENIFPCEPPSHYVESARTLLVFRSPERFDQNLAQERLAGRWGREILESFRLRNATAALRAAGALLEYLEEELHQKLPSLARPRWLCCPDWMVLDTAAQRTLELWESSSGDRRFTLVAAIDRTVTPGGGRLLRRWLAHPLRNRKAIEKRHETIAGFLSHPERREELRKVLATLGDPQRQLTRILHGMASARDLLALKESLRSFGPVREYLQGFSVARISELRETILPQAELVELLEQTLDPESASRGSSEGVIREGRDAELDRFRKTVQEGKNWMAKFLREEQEKTAIRSLKIGYSEVLGYYLEVTKPNLSLVPPYYERKQTLAHVERYTTRELRQVEWEILEAQQKAREREKSILEELCQAILQRGEAIHKTAEALAELDVLLGWAVLATERKYVRPEFVEEPCIEIEQGRHPVLEQVLGMARFVPNDTFLNRQRRFILLTGPNMAGKSTYLRQVALICLLAQIGCFVPAGRARLGLLDRIFTRVGASDELARGRSTFFVEMSEVSQILAEATQRSLVLLDEVGRGTDTYDGLAIAWAVAEHLYDRIGCLTLFATHYHELVALSHERPGIETWQMSVEEGPEGIRFLHTVRPGESDRSYGIFVAKLAGLPAAVLARAQALLEQWQRGSQRIRKKMAPPGRRLVTKNHQEDLELFSHPGRGGMFA from the coding sequence ATGGTCGAATCGTCCTCTTCTGCCAGTCTTACCCCGATGCTGCAACAGTACCAGGAACTCAAAGCGAAACTTTCAGCCGATTGTCTCCTTTTTTTCCAGCTTGGGGACTTTTTTGAACTTTTTTATGAGGACGCTACCGAAGCGTCGCGGCTTTTGGGGCTCACGCTGACCAGCCGACAGGGAGTACCGATGTGCGGACTGCCCTGTCAGAATGCCCTTCATTACATCGGACGACTCGTGCAGCAGGGGAAACGCGTAGCCATATGCGAGCAGGCGGAACCGGCCCGGCCGGGACAGCTTGTGCGGCGCATGATCACCCGAGTTTGGAGTCCTGGAAGCTATTGGGAGGAAGAGGGATCGAGCGTGGTCGAGAATCGTTTTTGCGCTGCCCTGTGGGGAGAAGGCGATCTTTGGGGGCTTGCCTATGCAGACCTGGGAACGGGAGAATTTTTTGTCACCCAGGAACGGGGAGAAGAGACCAAAGGGATTCTTTTTTCTCTGCGGCCCCGCGAGGTACTTCTTTCGCACGGCGCGAAGGCGGAAGTTCTGGCCGAGTGGCTCGGAGAAAAAGAGGAAAACATCTTTCCTTGTGAGCCACCCAGCCACTATGTGGAAAGCGCCCGTACGCTTTTGGTCTTTCGGTCACCGGAACGGTTTGATCAAAACCTGGCCCAAGAGCGGCTGGCTGGACGATGGGGAAGGGAAATTCTTGAGAGCTTCCGATTACGAAACGCTACCGCCGCCTTGCGCGCAGCCGGGGCTCTCTTGGAGTATCTTGAGGAGGAACTTCACCAGAAACTTCCGTCCTTGGCGCGCCCTCGCTGGCTGTGCTGCCCTGACTGGATGGTTTTAGATACGGCGGCACAACGAACCCTCGAGCTATGGGAAAGTTCTTCCGGGGATCGTCGTTTCACGCTGGTAGCGGCGATCGATCGAACGGTAACCCCTGGCGGGGGAAGGCTTTTACGACGCTGGCTTGCGCATCCTTTACGAAACCGCAAGGCAATTGAAAAACGCCACGAAACCATTGCTGGTTTTTTGTCCCATCCCGAACGGCGGGAGGAACTCCGAAAGGTCCTTGCGACGCTGGGAGACCCCCAGCGGCAGTTAACACGAATTCTTCATGGGATGGCCAGTGCCCGGGATCTTTTGGCTCTCAAGGAATCCCTTCGATCCTTTGGGCCCGTTCGAGAGTATCTGCAAGGGTTTTCGGTCGCGCGGATCTCGGAACTACGCGAAACGATCCTGCCTCAAGCGGAGCTGGTGGAGCTACTGGAACAAACGCTTGATCCAGAAAGCGCCTCCCGCGGGTCTTCGGAAGGGGTGATACGGGAAGGAAGGGATGCGGAGCTGGACCGGTTCCGGAAGACGGTTCAGGAAGGAAAAAACTGGATGGCAAAGTTCCTTCGAGAAGAACAGGAAAAGACCGCCATCCGATCGCTGAAAATTGGGTACAGCGAGGTTCTCGGTTACTATCTGGAAGTTACCAAGCCCAATCTTTCGCTTGTACCGCCCTATTACGAGCGCAAGCAAACCCTAGCCCACGTAGAGCGCTACACCACTCGGGAACTAAGACAGGTCGAATGGGAGATTTTGGAAGCGCAGCAAAAGGCCAGGGAACGGGAGAAATCCATTTTAGAAGAACTCTGCCAGGCTATTCTTCAGAGAGGAGAAGCCATTCATAAGACTGCCGAAGCGCTGGCGGAATTGGATGTTCTTTTGGGATGGGCGGTACTAGCTACCGAACGAAAGTATGTCCGTCCGGAGTTTGTCGAGGAGCCTTGTATCGAGATCGAACAGGGGAGGCACCCTGTCCTTGAGCAGGTTTTGGGTATGGCGCGATTTGTTCCCAATGACACGTTCTTAAATCGCCAGCGTCGTTTCATTCTCCTTACCGGACCCAACATGGCCGGCAAAAGCACGTATTTGCGGCAGGTCGCTCTCATTTGTCTTTTGGCTCAAATCGGTTGCTTTGTGCCTGCTGGCCGCGCGCGCCTCGGGTTACTGGACCGCATTTTTACTCGCGTAGGAGCTTCCGATGAGCTGGCTCGGGGAAGGAGCACTTTTTTCGTAGAAATGTCAGAGGTCAGCCAGATCCTTGCGGAAGCCACACAACGAAGCCTGGTTCTTCTGGACGAGGTGGGGCGCGGCACAGATACCTACGACGGCCTGGCCATTGCCTGGGCGGTTGCCGAACATCTCTACGACCGGATTGGATGCCTCACGCTTTTTGCGACCCATTACCACGAACTTGTCGCTTTATCCCATGAACGGCCCGGAATCGAAACCTGGCAGATGAGCGTCGAAGAGGGGCCAGAAGGGATTCGCTTTCTTCATACGGTTCGCCCGGGCGAATCGGATCGAAGCTATGGAATTTTTGTCGCCAAGCTGGCTGGGCTGCCAGCTGCGGTATTGGCTCGTGCCCAAGCTCTTCTCGAGCAGTGGCAGCGAGGGTCCCAGCGGATACGGAAAAAAATGGCGCCTCCGGGAAGGCGACTTGTAACGAAAAACCACCAAGAAGACCTGGAACTTTTTTCCCATCCGGGCCGCGGCGGTATGTTTGCATAG